One Capsicum annuum cultivar UCD-10X-F1 chromosome 2, UCD10Xv1.1, whole genome shotgun sequence genomic window carries:
- the LOC107858950 gene encoding cathepsin B-like protease 2: protein MAMTLKSLATPLVLVAFIILILQVVAEQPISEAKGESAILQESIIKEVNENPKAGWKAAFNPRFSNFTVSQLKRLLGVKPPREGDLEGIPVLTHPKFKELPKEFDARKAWPQCRTIGRILDQGHCGSCWAFGAVESLSDRFCIHYGLNISLSVNDVLACCGFLCGEGCNGGYPISAWQYFVRKGVVTEKCDPYFDNIGCSHPGCEPIYPTPQCSRKCVEENLLWSESKHFGVNAYIISSDPYSIMTEVYKNGPVEVTFYVYEDFSHYKSGVYKHVTGKYIGGHAAKLIGWGTSEEGEDYWLVVNSWNTDWGDDGYFKIRRGTNECEIESIVAAGLPSARNLNVELDDDASLSASI, encoded by the exons atgGCCATGACCCTGAAGTCACTAGCAACTCCTTTGGTTTTGGTTGCTTTCATTATCCTCATCTTACAG GTTGTTGCAGAGCAGCCAATATCTGAAGCTAAAGGTGAATCTGCAATCCTTCAG GAATCAATCATCAAAGAGGTTAATGAAAATCCCAAAGCTGGATGGAAAGCTGCATTCAATCCTCGGTTCTCAAATTTCACA GTTTCCCAATTGAAGCGCCTACTCGGAGTTAAGCCCCCAAGAGAAGGTGATTTGGAGGGAATTCCTGTTCTAACTCATCCAAAGTTCAAGGAGTTGCCAAAAGAGTTTGATGCACGAAAGGCTTGGCCTCAATGCCGCACAATTGGAAGAATTCTTG ATCAG GGACATTGCGGTTCTTGTTGGGCTTTTGGTGCTGTTGAATCACTTTCTGATCGTTTCTGTATTCACTATGGCTTG AATATATCTCTATCTGTAAATGATGTATTAGCGTGTTGTGGCTTTTTATGTGGGGAAGGCTGCAATGGCGGATATCCCATAAGTGCATGGCAATACTTTGTCCGCAAGGGTGTGGTCACAGAAAAG TGTGATCCTTACTTCGATAATATTGGATGTTCCCACCCTGGTTGTGAACCGATATATCCCACCCCACAGTGCAGTAGGAAGTGTGTTGAAGAGAATCTACTCTGGAGTGAGTCCAAGCATTTCGGTGTCAATGCATACATTATCAGCTCCGATCCATACAGTATCATGACAGAAGTTTACAAGAATGGACCAGTTGAGGTTACTTTCTATGTTTATGAG GATTTTTCTCACTACAAGTCCGGAGTTTACAAGCACGTAACAGGGAAGTATATCGGAGGCCATGCTGCTAAGCTCATCGGATGGGGAACTAGTGAGGAGGGAGAGGACTATTGG CTTGTTGTGAATTCATGGAACACAGACTGGGGTGAT GATGGGTACTTCAAGATCAGAAGAGGAACAAATGAGTGTGAGATTGAGTCTATAGTAGCTGCAGGATTGCCTTCAGCAAGAAATCTTAATGTGGAACTTGATGATGATGCTTCCCTTAGTGCCTCAATATAA